Genomic segment of Candidatus Flexicrinis affinis:
GGTCGATGTCGCTGTTTACGAACGTGTTCAGAGCGTTTGCCGGCGTATTCACGATCGGCTCACCGCGCAGGTTGAATGACGTGTTCAACACAACAGGCACGCCGGTGAGCTGCCCGAACCGCTCGATGACTCCATAGTAGCGCGGATTCGTCTCGCGCTCAATCGACTGCAGCCGTCCGGTTCCCTTGTGCACAACCGCCTGTATCTCATTCTGCTTCTCTTGGCGCACAGGGGCGACCATCAGCATGTAGCGCGGGGCTTCGTGCTCTTGTACCTCGGGATAATCGAAATACTCACGGGCACGGTCGCGCAGGATGACCGGCGCAAACGGGCGGAACGGCTCGCGGAATTTGATCTTCGTGTTGACGACTTCCTTCATCGCCTCGGTGCGCGGGTCGGCAAGGATTGATCGTGCGCCAAGCGCGCGCGGGCCCCATTCGAAGCGACCTTGCATCCAGCCGATGACCTTGCTGTTGGTCAGTTCCTCCGCTACCACGTCGAGCAGCTTGTCGGGGTTGTCCTCAAACGACTCAAACTTGATCCCGTTGTCCGTAAGCACCTTGGCGATTTCGCCTTCGGTGTAGGATTGGCCCCAGTACGCGTGTGGCATGACCCACTTGCGCGGCTTGTTGAGCACGACGTGCCACGCCCAAAGCGCAGCACCCAGCGCGCCGCCATCGTCACCCGATGCGGGCTGGATGTAGATTTCCTTGAACGGAGTCTCGTTCAACAGGCGCCAATTGGCCTTGGTGTTAAGCGCGACGCCGCCGGCCATGACCAGCGTGTCGAGGCCGGTCTTAGCGTGTAGGTGATGGCAGATCGAGATCAGGGCGTCTTCGGTGGCCTTCTGGATCGTCGCTGAGACGTCCGCGTAGTGCTGGTTCAGCTCCATCGCGGCGCGCTCGCTCGCCCGCTCAGGGTTCGTCTCCATCGTGAAGAAGTCGGACTCTGCTGGGCGTGGTTCACCGAACAGGTCGACAAACTTTTGGCTGAAGCTGCTGTCCGCCGA
This window contains:
- a CDS encoding carbamoyltransferase, encoding MYILGISALYHDSAAALIRDGELVAAAMEERFSRRKHDNRMPIQAIAFCLRRAGITVNDLDYVVFYEKPLHKFERILQTTLNTFPKSAGVWREAIFAWMGEKLWAKNIIVNRLGIDPNKLMFCDHHMSHAASAFFASPFKEAAVLTCDGVGEWTTTTLGQARSFWDGETGTNDITLFSEQRFPHSIGLLYSAFTAWLGFRVNNGEYKVMGMSPYGTPRYMDKMEKVFHLNPNDGSFRLNLDYFSFAHSADSSFSQKFVDLFGEPRPAESDFFTMETNPERASERAAMELNQHYADVSATIQKATEDALISICHHLHAKTGLDTLVMAGGVALNTKANWRLLNETPFKEIYIQPASGDDGGALGAALWAWHVVLNKPRKWVMPHAYWGQSYTEGEIAKVLTDNGIKFESFEDNPDKLLDVVAEELTNSKVIGWMQGRFEWGPRALGARSILADPRTEAMKEVVNTKIKFREPFRPFAPVILRDRAREYFDYPEVQEHEAPRYMLMVAPVRQEKQNEIQAVVHKGTGRLQSIERETNPRYYGVIERFGQLTGVPVVLNTSFNLRGEPIVNTPANALNTFVNSDIDLLVMETLLVRKPSKS